DNA from Fibrobacterota bacterium:
GGTCCGGGCGTACGTCGCGGATGAGGTTCACGTTCTGGTAGATCGCATCCGCGGTGCCCATATACCAGGAATTGCCGATGCGCATCTGCGCCGGCACCAGATCGACGTATTGGTCGAGGTTCCGGTTCAGGTCCCAGGCCTGGGAGACGTGCCGGTTGAGGGAGTCGGATTTGAATTGGGTCAGGACCTTGATCTGGTAGAATCCCGAATTCACGAAATTATTGAGGACGAAGTCGATGACCCGGTATTTTCCCGCGAAGTGGACGGCCGGTTTGGCGCGATCATTGGTAAGGGGCTGGAGCCGGGAGCCTTGGCCCCCGGCCAAAATCATCGCCAATAGGTTTTCCATGTTCCTTCCGACCTCGGGGTGGGTTAGGGGAGGCTAAAAGCCGTTTTTAGTGCGGCTGAAAATAGGATTTACGCGGATTTTACGCAAGCATTTGGATACATTAAGGAGGATGGAAGCCAGGATAAGCGGGGCGGAGTTCGGCGCGGGCAGCGAAAAAAAGAGGCGCTTCCCGGTAGAAGCGCCTCTTCGCCGCGACATTGGCTGTTGCGGCATTCAGATGGTAGTGCGTAGGGGAGTTGAACCCCTGCTTCCGCCGTGAGAGGGCAGCGTCCTAACCACTAGACGAACACACCAAGGGTTGTAAAGATAATAAATAAGTTTCGAATCACCATATCGGGTTACTACTTTTTTGAGCCGTTTGCGGGAATTCAAGCATCAATGTTCTTAATCCACTCGCGCTTTTTCGGACGCGCGGAAAGGGATGCTTTGGGCGGGACGGAGGGCACGCGGTGAGGGGACCAGCATCTATGCGGAATGTGTTTTTTGGTTTGGCCTTTGCCGTTCTCGTTCGATCGGTATGGTCCGATTGCTCCGATACCACCATCGTCCTGAAATCCAGTTCGGATTTCACTTCTGGAACTGGGGCTGCCGGAAGCGCAGTCTACAATCCCGCTGCCCTGAACGCGATGATCCATGGCTGCGTCGCGGGGAGCATGACGGTCCATCTCAACATCGACGCCACGGAATCCGGTAAGACGAAGGACACCGTAAAGCTATCCGGGCCCATCCTGATCGGCGGGCGAGTGGGGAAGACCACTTCCTTGAACATGGATCGTCCCGCTACGGTTCCCGCCACGACCCTGGACGATATGTTCACTTTCACCGAGGGCTCCACTACCAATGCTTCGCTCTTATTCGATTCCGCGGGAAATACCCTGGTTCTTTCCCGTACGGCCTTCGCCCGGAAAAACCTGACCTCGGATAGCAGCACCGTCAATGTCATGGCCGATGGCAGTACCGTCACGGGTTGCCATTTCTGGATGGCGGATAAGGATGGGCTCTCGCCGCGCGCCGCGCTCTTGAACATCGGGGCAAGTTCGGTATTGGTGGAACGCTCGCTATTCCGGGCCCCGCCGACCGTGAACGGTTATGCCCGGGCCATCCGCTGGGTCGGGACCTTCAGCAAGCTGGAAGCCCGCGCCAACGTGTTTTTCGGCACGGGGCTTTTGCTGAACACGAACGGGCCATTCCATGTGATCGCCAATACCTTCGCCGGTTCCCGCAACCAATACAATCCGATTATCATCGGGGGCAGCATCGGGACTGCATTCAACAATGCCGTCATCATGCATAATCTTTTCGCGCTGAAGGTCGATACTATCGCACCCATCGTTTTCAATTCCCCTCCTTCCGCGGTCGCGACGGACAGCATTCTCAGGAATGCCTGGACGCAAGGGAAGCCCAGTCCCGCATTGGCCGTAACGGAACCCACTACCGTGGGAGTAACGATCAGGGGGGCCACAGGCGGGAACGTGAACGTGGCGCTGCCCCGGGGATTTTCCAATTACGGCCCTAATGCCGGGGACGTGAAGGATTACCCTCTGACCGAGCTCCGCACCGATTCCACCTTGTCCCGCAAGAGTCCCGACTTCGGAAAGATCTACCGCGTGTTCCTCACGGGATCCTGGGCCGGCAGCCCGGTTGCGATGAACGATATCTCCACCATCGCCACGAAAATGTATTTCACCGTCCCCTCATTCGCGCCCTTCGTTGGGGGCAAAACCTGGCTGGCCAATGTCAAGGTGGGCGCCTTCGTGGATCAGGATACCATCACCATCCCCAGTCCCCTGAAGGCCGGGGCGCAAGGCGCAAGTTTGAAAATCCAACCGGACTCTTCCGGCTCCGATAAGGCGAAGATCACCGTGGTCGATTTCGACCAGGACTACTACAAGCAGCTTCTCCTTCCCGAGAATGCGTACTTCTTCTTCAGCAACACCCTCGCCAAGTTGACTGCCACCAACGATACGACTGCCTTGATAGCCTCCGTGGGCCAGCCCCAGCGCAAGCAATGGACCGGATTCGATAACATCCTCACCGTGCCTAGGGAGGTGCGCAACGGTCCCAACGTGGATATTTACGTCAAGATGCTCCATTTCCGGGGGAGTTTCATGGCTGCCGTACAATCGAACGCTGCCATCGCGACCCTCTCCAACTTCCCGGGATTCCCGGCCAACGATCTCACCCTCAGCATCGTCGGCAGCAATAGCCTGAATAAAACCGTTGACCTGAAGGTGACGAGGCAAACGGAGGCGATCGACAGCATCCGCATCTTGACCCTGAATGAAGGGGGTCAAGTGCTGTTGAGCAAAAGCTTCGTTGTCCCCCTCAATAGCGTGAGCATCTCACCGACCATTACCGTGCCCGATAAGGGCCGATATTTCTTCCAGGCGGTTCCCGTGGCTTCGATCGGCGGGGGGGTCTTCAAGGCGGGGTCGCCCACGCTTACTTCGGCCGGGGTGGATATCGGCCTGACCACCAGCGATTCGGTTTACGTGACCTATACGGCTACCTGCCCCGGCGCCGACGGGACCATAGCGAAACCTTATTGCCTTATCGACTCCGCCCTCAAGGTGGTGGCCGCCAAAAGCGCCAGTACCATCATCATCAGCAATGGGACCATTCCCATGACGGATATCACCATCGATTCCGTTCTGGCTCCGGGCTCTTCCAATATCACCATCACCGCATTGCCCCCCGCCGCAGGCCACATCGATGACAATCGCCCCGTCTTCCTGGGCGACAAGAAGGACGCCTTGACCATCGCGCGCAGAAACGTCACCTTGCGCGGATTCTTGATCGAGCAGCCCGCTGCCGGCGTCAAGGCCGGCTTGGCGGTGAATGCGGGCGGCTGCCTGATCGACGGCAACATCTTCCGGGCCCATACCATAGGTTCGGTGGAGGCGCCGGCCATCACGGTGGCGGTCGGCTCGACCGCGGACGTGCGCATCATCAATAACGTGGTCTGGGGGTTCGCCAAAGGCGTCCAATTGTCCTCCTCGAGCACTCCCAACCTGAAAATCATGTTCAATTCTTTCGTTGCCGATACCGCCATCAATAAAACGCCGACTTCGGGAATATCCACTTCGAGTTCGGATGACGTGGCCGCCGTAGTGGCCGATAACTTTTTCTCCGGCTTGACCGATCCCATAGATGCCAGCCTCGCGCTTAAGCATCCGGTCCTGGACCACAACGTTTATACGGCCGGAGTGAATCTCCACAACTTGTCCGAAAGCGGCGGGCTGGGGGCATCTAGCCCCGTTCGTTCCAGCGACATTACGGCCAGTTGGACAACCAAGTACGCCACGGCCATCAGCCAAGCCTTGCGCTTCGTGGTGGAGTGCAGTTCCCTAGCTCCATGCAATCCTCTTTACGGCGGCAGTTCGGCCAACGATTACAGCGTCAGCGTTACCACCGATGCCTTCGCGCAGGTTCGCAAGAACCGAAAGGACGTGGGCGCTTACGAGTATCCGCCGGCCCCATCCGCGGTGATGGGGGTGGTGGAAATCCATCCCACCCTGGTCCAGGGTACTTTCCGGCAAATCGGCTTCACGGTCAGCGGGAAAAGCTTTGATCCCGATCCGCAAGAGACAGATTCGGTTCAGGTGTTCTGGTTAACTTCCGACGTAACCGGTAGCATAGACGCGAACCTGACCCCCGTCCCTTCCGCGCAGCATAAGAAATATCCCATCTCCAAGCTCGTTTCGGGCAATATTACGGACACGGCCGATGGCATCCAAGAATTGAAGAAGTATTGGTTCTATGCGGCCTTGAGCCGGTACAGCTCGGGCCGGGCGATGGGCTATGCGTATTCCGATACCATTACCTCGAAGCCCAACGTACAGGATACGGACTGCAATTTCAGCGAATCCAAAACGGCTTGCCCCAGCGAGACCGGCATCTTCGGCGTGGACTCCGGCGCTTGGAAGGGGAAATTCGAGACCACCGTGCTGCTCACGCAGGCGACGGATTCGGGACTGGTGAAGGTACCGCGATTCATCACCGTGACGAATCTGAACCAATACGGCTTGGACCTGACCTCGCCCCTGCCGATGTTCTACTTGGACGCATCGGTCAAAACCCTGGGCGCCGCGAATTCCAAGCAAAAGCTGACTTGGGAAGTACAGTTGTATTTCAACCCCGAACTCTCCGGACTGGACTTGTTCCTTCTGCCCTCCGACGCCTCCGGAAAGCCGACCCTGGTACCGGATTGGTACATCAAGCCGTTGGGAGGGGGGAAGTTCAGCATCAATTTCGAGTCCACCGTCAACGGCCCCCAGGTCTACGCCTTCGGCAAAGTGCAAGCCGCGCCGGGAACGGTATCCCAAAGCGATGCTCAACTGCCGATTTATGATTTCAATACGATGCGCGATTCGGCCTCTCACGTTACCATCCATATCAAAGGCGCTGGTTTCAAAACCGCCAATCCATTGGTCCTGATCAGCGCCATCCCTGCCGGCGGCACGGTTTACGTCCCGGCCGGGAGCAGGGTGCCCAAGGTTATTTCCGCGAGCTATCCCATCAAAACCGTCGTCGCCAGTTCGGGTTATTCGAATCTGGATCCCTCCCTGCGGATGACGCGGCTGCACGATCTTTATATGAAGGCCTTTGCCGCCGAAGCCGCGGATGTTTCGACTGGAGCAAAGAAGCCGTTCCTGCTCGATTCGGTCTCGGCGGCGGATTTTCCGGGAGCCGTCGACACCCTTTCAGGCGATTTGGATCTTTCGGGCGGCGAGATGACGGTCAAGATACCGTTCAGCAAATTTTACAATGATAATACCAAATACCCGGATCAGGTCGGCAAGTCGACGCGCTCCGTGGAAGTGGTGATGACCGTATTCGATGGCAGCAAAATCTCCCGAACCCGGGGATTCATCCGCACTCTTTTCCGGAACGGGGACATCCATAGCAGTGAGTTTTACAATAGAGGACAAGGAAAGCGGTACAGTCGTTCCACCAATGAAAATCCCCATTGGAACCTGTTCGGATTCCCATGGGACGAATCCCAAAGCGCCAGTTTGGCCCGGATCCTGGGTAAGGATAAGTGGGATCAGGACAACATGCGGCTAATGCAGTACCTGGGGACTGGAGAGGGAGCCGGAGCCTTTACGGCATATGATGGCACCAACGCGTCCGCCTTCAGGTACGATTCCGGTATGGCCGTGTGGTCCGGTTCTACCAGTAATTACATACCGATATCCGATTCCGGCATGTCGCTGGATTTCCAACCCTTCGTGATGTCCCTTGCTCCCAACCGCTATTACGATGTTTCCTTGCCCTTCAACTTTCCCATGAAATGGCAAGACGTGCTTGACTCCTCAGGCCTGACCGGGCCCAACGCGCCTGCCATGTGGCGGTATAACGACACGGCGAGCAAATGGGTGGCGGTCCAAGCGGCGGCTGCCAGCCCGCCTTCCGTCGGCGCGGTCCTCTATCCTTGGGAAGGGTATACCATCAAGGCGACGGTCGCCCAGACCTTGACGTTCCCCGTAGCGGACACCACCCGGACCTCGAAGGCTACCGCCAAGGTCGCCGCAGCGAACGACGGGTCTTGGGCCGTTTATGTCGAAGCCCGGGATGCCACCGCGGCTATGGATCTCCGCATCGGGCGCGGCGCTCGGGAAATCCTCTTCCCCGAGGCGCCCAATGTACCCGGCCAGGACTTCCGGGTCTCATTGCTGAAGGGGGAAGATAAGGTTTCCCAGTACATCCAACCCTTGGACGGAGGCTTGGAGGGCAATTGGGCCCTGCAGGCGGTATCCGCCAAAGGCTCGGGCGGCCTTTCCCTGCGCATAAGCGAGGCTACCCGGGAAATCCCCGTCTGGTTGTTGGATGCCACGCATGCCAAGGCGACTCCGTTGACGAAGGACCAGGCCGTAACCGTGAGCGAAGGGGATTTGAAGGCCAACGACTACCATCTCGTGGCCGGGGACAAGGACTACTTGGACCGGATCATGCAAAGCCTGGTTCCCGGTCATTTGCTGGCCTTGTCCAACTACCCCAATCCCTTCTCCGGATCCACCCTCATCCGGTACTCCTTGCCCGCGGCGTTCGGCAGGACCACCTTTGATTTGAAGGTTCGGGATTTCCGCGGCCGTACGGTTTGGGAAAAGACCATCGAGTCGGGCAACGCCCTCAACTTCATGTGGGACGGCCATGATCGGACCGGGATGCCGTTGCCGGCGGGCATCTATAACCTGTCGCTCACGACCAAGTCCGAAGGCAAGCCCGCCTATCGCGCCCAACGCAATTTGTTGCGGATGTAAGCCTTTATTGGTCCGAGCGTTACTTGTCCGAGTATTCGCCTTGGATAGCGATGAACTCGTTGAGATTGGCCAGGAAGATTTCCACCATGTGCGGGTCGAAGTGGCGGCCCTTACCCTCGGTGATGATCCCGACCGATTGCTCCAGGGAAAAGGGCGGCTTGTAACAACGCTTCATGGTCAGGGCGTCGAAGACGTCGGCGACGGCGGTTACGCGGCCCATCAGGGGAATGTCCTCGCCCCGCAGTCCCCGCGGGTAGCCGCTCCCGTCCCATTTCTCGTGATGCGTCATGGCCACGGTTTCCGCCACTTGCAACACGCGCGAATTGGCGTTCTTCAGGATGGCGCCGCCGATCTCGGCATGCTTCTTCATGATCTCGAATTCCTCCGCGGTGAGCCGGCCGGGCTTGAGGAGGATGGAATCGGGAATGCCTATCTTGCCGATATCGTGGAGCGGGCTGGCTTTGGAGAGCAGCCAGGTTTCTTCCGGAGAGAGGCCGGCGCCGCGGGTCAGCACTTCGCAATACTTGCTGATGCGCAACACGTGGTACCCGGTTTCGTCATCCCGGTATTCGGCCGCCTGGCAGAGGCGGTTGATGGTATCGAGGTGCGAGACCTCGAGCATCTGCATGGCGTCTTTGATCTGGTTCGTGCGCTGCTCGACCAGCTTCTCGAGATTCTTCTGGTAGTTCTTGAGCTCGAGCTTCATCCGCTTCTTTTCCAAGGCATTGGTGATGCTGTGGATGACCTGCTTGAGCTGTATGGGCTTGAGGATGAAATCGTACGCGCCCTCTTGCATGGACGCCACGGCGGTCTGGATCTCGGCGTTGCCGGTGAAAAGGATGACCGCCATCTCGGGCCAATAGGTTTTCACTTCGCGCAGTAGATCAAGGCCCGTCTTCCCAGGCATCTTGATGTCCGAAAGGATGCAATCCACCCCTTGCACCGTTTGCAGGATCTTCAGCGCCGAATCGACGGCGTTGGCGCTGGCGCAATTGTAGCCCTGCAAGCGGAGATAGTCGCAGATGACCGTGCAAATGGACGGCTCGTCGTCGACTATGAGGATGTTGCCTTTGGAATCCACGCGAGGCCTCTAACGGTTATAACCTCGCTAATCTTAGGGGTCGGGCGACAAGAGTGCCAACCCCGATTCTAAGGGAGGGGCGACGGGCAAATCAGCCGGAAAAGGGGAAGAATCGCGGAAGGGGAGGGGATGGGTGTCGGAAAACCGCCAAAGCGGAAGGGATCCTTCCGCTCATTCCCCATCTACCTGCCCGTTGGACGGGGCGGGAGACGGGTTTACTGGAACAGCTCTTTGAACATGGCCCAGCCCGAAGCAGGCATGGGGGAGGCGCCCAGGGATGCGCTCAGGCTACGGCTGAACATGTTCCCGAGACCCGCTAAGGCGAAGCTGATCAACGTCAGGAAGATGAGCTTTTTCATGGTTCCACTAACCTACGAAGATAGATTCGGCGCTCAACCCGAGATAGGGCGGATTCCGGGAGCCGCGCCCTCTCTTTATAGGCGCGGGGCGCGCGGCCGGACAGGATCGTGACAAAACCGAATCAATCCCGGAACACGAGGTCCATTTTGTTCTCGACCTTGGCGGATTTCGGGAGGTTTGCGATCCACTCCTGGTACATGCCGGAAGACTCGTAGGTATTGTTCTGCGCCAGGGCGGCCTGGGCCTTGGCCGTGATCTCCGTTTCCGTTAAGAAGGCTTTTTCGGTGACCTTGCCCATGACCGAGCCCATGTCCCCGGCATACACGGGGCTCCATTGGCCCACGGGCAGGCTGAAGATTGCGAACAGGTTCGGGCTGGAATACCCGAAGCCCGGCACCCAGCTATCCGCCGAGGTGGCGGCGGGAGTGCTGTCCAGAACGGCTTTGCCCAGGCGCGGCGGCAATGCGTCTTGCGGGGCGGCGGCGATGGCGGACCTCTGCGCCTCCAACTCCTTCTTCGCCATGGCGACTTTTTCCTCGCGCGCCATAATCGCCCCGATCGAAGGCTTGGCGCGATCAAAGTTGCGGCCTTTCTCGAATTGGGCGTCGCGGGAAAAGAGGTAGATGCCGTCGTCGGCTTGCAAAGGCTCGGAGACTTTCTCTTTCGCTTCGAACTGGCCGAAGGCGAAGGAGCTAACGCCCTGGATATAGACGCCCCCGAGTGGCGTCAGATTGCCCTTCTCGAAGATGGGCGTCTTCTCGAGGCTAAGCTTCGCTTCCTTGGCCGCCGCTTCCAACCCGTCCTTTTGCGCGATGCCGCGCAGCTCTTCGGCGCGATTGGTAAGGCTATCCACGGTTTCGGTGCCGGGATTGATCTTGATGAGGATGTGGCTCACTTCGACCTTCTCCGAGGTGTCGACCTTCTTCTTATCGTGCAAGAGGATGATGTGGTACCCGAATTGGGTCAGGACCGGATCCGAGATTTGGCCGGGGCTGAGGGAGAACGCCACCTTGGCGAAGGCGGGGTCCAGGCCTTCGCGGCCGCGCAAGCCTTCCAGCTTGCCGCCCTTTTCGGCGCTGCCGGGATCATTGGAATAATCCTTCGCCAAGTCGGCGAACTTCTCGCCGTTCTGGGCGCGTTCCTTGAGCTGCTTGGCCAAGTCGAGCATGAGGGCGGAATCGGCATGCGAGGGGCGCAACGGCAGGCGCAGGAAGGACAAGCGGGCGGCGTCCTCGTGGAAGTAGAAGCTGTCCGGATGGCCGTCGTAATAGGCTTTGAGGTCCGCGTCCTTGTACTTGTCCGGGTTGACCGCGAAGGAGTCGGTGGAGACGTGGTAGAACTTCACCTTGGCTTTGTCTTCGCGCGTCGCGACCGAGTAGGACTCCTCCAGGAGGGTCCGATGGGACTGCGCTTTGAGGATTTGCTGCAGTTGCAGCTGGGGAATGACCGAGACGCGGAGCTGTTCCTCGAGCTCGCGCATGGAGTAGCGATCATAGACCGAGTCCTGGGCCAGCCAGTTCTCATAGCGGTTCTGATCGACGGTGGAGTCCGCCAGGAAGGGCGGCAATTCCTCATAGCCATGGTAACGGGAGATATGCTGGGCGACTTCCTGCGGATGCTTGACGATGTAATCCATCATCTCATCGCGGGAGGCGTAGAATTGGTACTTCTGGAACACCTTCTGGATCAGCAGGGACTGTACCTTGAAGTTGAACAGGCCCTCGCGGATCTGAGCGAGCTGGATGCCTTCCGGGGCCTTGCCCGTCTGCGCCTGCTGACCCTGCAAATAGTTCTTCAACTCGGTCTGGAAACGCTCCGTAGGGATTTCCTCACCGTCCACCTTGCCGACGATGTTGTGATGCCGATCCTGGCGGTAGCTCCCCGCGCGATCCATCATCACCAAGCCGCCCAAAATGAATACGCCGAAGATGCCGATCACCCAGCCGGCCTGCTTTTTCATCCATTCCAAAGTCATGCGCTTGCGCTCCAATCCTGCCCGGCCTAAAAGGCGCGGGGGCCTAAATTTATATATTTGGCGGAATCCGGTCGAATTCCCCGGCCCGGGATGCCTAGGTCCAAGAACCTGGTTGGCGTGGAGATCGATGGCGGCATATGATTTCATCGTAGTCGGGTCGGGTATCGCCGGCCTCTCCTTCGCCTTGAAAGCGGCCGACCAGGGCCGGGTCCTGGTTCTCACCAAGAAATTGAGCTGGTCGGGCTCCACCAACCTGGCCCAAGGCGGCATCGCTTCGGTGATGGACCCCAGCGATTCCGTCGAGCGCCATGCCCACGACACCATGGTGGCGGGAGCGGGCCTGTGCCGGGAGGATCGCGTCCGCATCCTGGTGAATCAGGGCCCCCAGGCCATCCGCGACTTGGTGGAATGGGGCGTACGGTTTACCCGCGAAGCCAAGGGCAAGTCCAAGGGACGCCCGCCTTTCCATTTGGCCCGCGAAGGCGGCCATTCCAGCTCGCGCATCCTCCATGCCGATGATTTGACGGGTCACGAGATCCAACGGGCGCTCATCGAGGCGGCCCGGCGGCATCCCAACCTCACCATCCTGGAAGATCACCTGGCTATCGATCTGGTCACCCGCAAGCACCTTAAGAAAGGGGAACGGGAGACGGGGCCGCGGCGTTGCTACGGCCTTTATGCCCTGGACGTTAAGCGCGACAAGATCGGCCTATTCCTGGGCTCCGCAACCGTGCTTTGCACCGGAGGCGTAGGCCAGGTCTATGCGCATTCCACCAACGATTCCGTGTCCACGGGGGACGGCATCGCCATGGCTTTCCGGGCCGGCGCCGCCGTGGAGGACATGGAATTCATGCAATTCCATCCGACCACGCTGTATAACCCGGGAAAGCCGACCTATCTGATTACGGAGGCATTGCGCGGGCACGGCGGCGTGCTTAAGAACCAAAGCGGCGAGCCCTTCATGGATAAGGTGCATCCGCTCAAGTCCCTCGCCCCGCGCGATATCGTCGCGCGCGCCATCGACGCGGAGATGAAGCGTACCGGGCAACCGTACGTCTACCTGGACGCGACCGGTTTGGGCCGCGCCGAACTGCTCAAGCATTTCCCGAACATTTACCGGCATTGCCGCGAAATCGGCCTGGACATCGCCAAGGAATGGATTCCCGTGGTGCCGGCCGCGCATTTCATGTGCGGGGGCGTGAAAGTGGACGTGAATTCCGCCACGGAATTGGCCGGGCTGTACGCGGTGGGGGAGACGGCATGCACCGGCGTGCATGGCGCGAACCGGCTGGGGAGCAATTCGCTCCTCGAAGGCGTAGTCTTCGCCGAGCGTGCCTTGGCGCATTTCTCGGATCATCCGTTGCCGCGTCCCGCCAAGACGCGTTTCCGCGACTGGAACAGCCTGGCCCTGAAGCCCGCTCCCGAAACCATCCTCTATTCGCATTCCCTCGATACCATCAAGTCCACCATGTGGCATTACGTGGGCATCGTTCGCAGCGATTATCGCCTGGCGCGGGCGCGGGAATTCCTCCGCGTCATCAGCCGCCAGATCCTGAAGGATTATTGGTCCTTCTCGATGGTGCCCGAATTGATCGAACTCCGCAACCTGACCCTTTGCGCCGAACTCATCATCGAGAGCGCGCAGCGCCGGAAGGAATCGCGGGGCCTGCACTACAACCTGGATCATCCGAAAATGGCGCGCTCGGCGAGGCACACCACTTTGCGATCCGTCGACTAGGATGCGATGTACTCCCTCCATCTCACCGGTTCGGCATGGTTCCTTCTTCTCATCCCCGTCGGCCTATGGATCCTGTGGCGGGCCTATGGCGGAGGGACGGGCGGAGGAGGGGCGGGTGGAATCGGGTCGGGACGGGGCGGGCGCGTTCTGTTCGCGCTCCAAGCCCTCGCTCTCGTTCTCCTAGCGCTCTCCCTATCCGGTCCGGAACTGCGGCGGCACAATGTCCGCTTCCACAATCCCGCCATCCTGATCCTGCGCGATCAAAGCGCCAGCTTCCGCGACGGCGCCGTGCTGGGGCTGGGATCGCGCTATTCCGATTTCCAGGCCCGGCTCGCTTCCGCTTATGGCGCGAAGAAATTCGACGTGCGCGTGGCGGATTTCGCGGCGTCGGTCTGGCCCGTCTCCGGTTTCCCCCATGCGCCCGGCCCTCCGGCGCCCGCTCCCGGCGATCCCACCAGCCTGGGAGCCGCCGCCGATTTCGCCGACACCGCCGCCATCCCCAATCTACAGGCGGTTTTCCTCTTTTCCGACGGCAGGGCCGTGCTCGACTCGGGCCGCTCGGCGCGCGCTTGGCGCGTGCCCGTCTATCCCGTCGAATTCATGCCGGACTCCGTGGCCGAGGTGCAGGCGGTATCCGTCGCCTTGGATGGAAACGCCGCGGAGGTCAAATGGGAACCCGTCGGCAAGGTGTCGGGCGATCCCCAACTCCGCT
Protein-coding regions in this window:
- the glgC gene encoding glucose-1-phosphate adenylyltransferase (catalyzes the formation of ADP-glucose and diphosphate from ATP and alpha-D-glucose 1-phosphate), with the protein product MENLLAMILAGGQGSRLQPLTNDRAKPAVHFAGKYRVIDFVLNNFVNSGFYQIKVLTQFKSDSLNRHVSQAWDLNRNLDQYVDLVPAQMRIGNSWYMGTADAIYQNVNLIRDVRPD
- a CDS encoding response regulator encodes the protein MDSKGNILIVDDEPSICTVICDYLRLQGYNCASANAVDSALKILQTVQGVDCILSDIKMPGKTGLDLLREVKTYWPEMAVILFTGNAEIQTAVASMQEGAYDFILKPIQLKQVIHSITNALEKKRMKLELKNYQKNLEKLVEQRTNQIKDAMQMLEVSHLDTINRLCQAAEYRDDETGYHVLRISKYCEVLTRGAGLSPEETWLLSKASPLHDIGKIGIPDSILLKPGRLTAEEFEIMKKHAEIGGAILKNANSRVLQVAETVAMTHHEKWDGSGYPRGLRGEDIPLMGRVTAVADVFDALTMKRCYKPPFSLEQSVGIITEGKGRHFDPHMVEIFLANLNEFIAIQGEYSDK
- a CDS encoding peptidylprolyl isomerase — translated: MTLEWMKKQAGWVIGIFGVFILGGLVMMDRAGSYRQDRHHNIVGKVDGEEIPTERFQTELKNYLQGQQAQTGKAPEGIQLAQIREGLFNFKVQSLLIQKVFQKYQFYASRDEMMDYIVKHPQEVAQHISRYHGYEELPPFLADSTVDQNRYENWLAQDSVYDRYSMRELEEQLRVSVIPQLQLQQILKAQSHRTLLEESYSVATREDKAKVKFYHVSTDSFAVNPDKYKDADLKAYYDGHPDSFYFHEDAARLSFLRLPLRPSHADSALMLDLAKQLKERAQNGEKFADLAKDYSNDPGSAEKGGKLEGLRGREGLDPAFAKVAFSLSPGQISDPVLTQFGYHIILLHDKKKVDTSEKVEVSHILIKINPGTETVDSLTNRAEELRGIAQKDGLEAAAKEAKLSLEKTPIFEKGNLTPLGGVYIQGVSSFAFGQFEAKEKVSEPLQADDGIYLFSRDAQFEKGRNFDRAKPSIGAIMAREEKVAMAKKELEAQRSAIAAAPQDALPPRLGKAVLDSTPAATSADSWVPGFGYSSPNLFAIFSLPVGQWSPVYAGDMGSVMGKVTEKAFLTETEITAKAQAALAQNNTYESSGMYQEWIANLPKSAKVENKMDLVFRD
- the nadB gene encoding L-aspartate oxidase, whose amino-acid sequence is MAAYDFIVVGSGIAGLSFALKAADQGRVLVLTKKLSWSGSTNLAQGGIASVMDPSDSVERHAHDTMVAGAGLCREDRVRILVNQGPQAIRDLVEWGVRFTREAKGKSKGRPPFHLAREGGHSSSRILHADDLTGHEIQRALIEAARRHPNLTILEDHLAIDLVTRKHLKKGERETGPRRCYGLYALDVKRDKIGLFLGSATVLCTGGVGQVYAHSTNDSVSTGDGIAMAFRAGAAVEDMEFMQFHPTTLYNPGKPTYLITEALRGHGGVLKNQSGEPFMDKVHPLKSLAPRDIVARAIDAEMKRTGQPYVYLDATGLGRAELLKHFPNIYRHCREIGLDIAKEWIPVVPAAHFMCGGVKVDVNSATELAGLYAVGETACTGVHGANRLGSNSLLEGVVFAERALAHFSDHPLPRPAKTRFRDWNSLALKPAPETILYSHSLDTIKSTMWHYVGIVRSDYRLARAREFLRVISRQILKDYWSFSMVPELIELRNLTLCAELIIESAQRRKESRGLHYNLDHPKMARSARHTTLRSVD